One Bufo gargarizans isolate SCDJY-AF-19 chromosome 4, ASM1485885v1, whole genome shotgun sequence DNA window includes the following coding sequences:
- the EEF1A1 gene encoding elongation factor 1-alpha 1, translated as MGKEKIHINIVVIGHVDSGKSTTTGHLIYKCGGIDKRTIEKFEKEAAEMGKGSFKYAWVLDKLKAERERGITIDISLWKFETSKYYVTIIDAPGHRDFIKNMITGTSQADCAVLIVAAGVGEFEAGISKNGQTREHALLAYTLGVKQLIVGVNKMDSTEPPYSQKRYDEIVKEVSTYIKKIGYNPDTVAFVPISGWNGDNMLEPSSNMPWFKGWNVTRKEGKACGVTLLEALDCILPPSRPTDKALRLPLQDVYKIGGIGTVPVGRVETGVLKPGMVVTFAPVNVTTEVKSVEMHHEALTEALPGDNVGFNVKNVSVKDVRRGNVAGDSKNDPPLEAAGFTAQVIILNHPGQISAGYAPVLDCHTAHIACKFAELKEKIDRRSGKKLEENPKFLKSGDAAIVEMVPGKPMCVESFSDYPPLGRFAVRDMRQTVAVGVIKAVEKKAPGAGKVTKSAQKAQKTK; from the exons ATGGGAAAGGAAAAGATTCACATCAACATCGTCGTCATTGGACACGTAGATTCTGGCAAGTCCACAACAACTGGACATCTCATCTACAAATGCGGTGGCATTGACAAGCGTACCATTGAGAAGTTCGAGAAGGAAGCCGCTGAG ATGGGCAAGGGCTCCTTCAAGTACGCTTGGGTTTTGGACAAACTGAAGGCTGAACGTGAGCGTGGTATTACCATCGATATCTCCCTATGGAAATTTGAGACCAGCAAGTACTATGTCACCATTATTGATGCCCCTGGACACAGAGACTTCATCAAGAACATGATCACTGGTACTTCTCAG GCTGACTGTGCGGTCTTGATTGTTGCTGCTGGCGTGGGTGAGTTTGAGGCTGGTATCTCAAAGAACGGACAAACCCGTGAGCATGCCCTCTTGGCCTACACCCTGGGTGTGAAGCAGCTCATTGTTGGTGTTAACAAGATGGATTCCACTGAACCACCATACAGCCAGAAGAGATACGATGAAATTGTAAAGGAAGTCAGCACTTACATCAAAAAGATTGGATACAACCCAGATACCGTTGCCTTTGTGCCCATCTCTGGCTGGAACGGTGACAACATGCTTGAGCCCAGTTCTAAC ATGCCCTGGTTCAAGGGATGGAATGTCACCCGTAAAGAAGGAAAGGCTTGTGGAGTTACCCTGCTTGAAGCTCTAGACTGCATTCTGCCACCAAGCCGCCCCACTGACAAGGCCCTTCGTCTGCCTCTTCAGGATGTGTACAAGATTGGTG GTATTGGTACAGTACCTGTCGGTCGTGTGGAAACTGGTGTCCTGAAACCCGGCATGGTGGTTACTTTTGCCCCCGTCAATGTGACAACTGAAGTAAAGTCAGTGGAAATGCATCATGAAGCTCTGACCGAGGCTCTGCCCGGTGACAACGTTGGTTTCAACGTAAAGAACGTTTCCGTCAAGGACGTCCGTCGTGGTAACGTTGCTGGTGACAGCAAGAATGACCCACCCCTTGAAGCTGCTGGATTCACCGCCCAG GTTATTATCCTGAACCACCCTGGCCAGATCAGTGCTGGGTATGCACCTGTGCTGGATTGCCACACTGCTCACATTGCTTGCAAGTTTGCAGAGCTGAAGGAGAAGATCGATCGTCGTTCTGGTAAGAAACTGGAAGAAAACCCCAAGTTCCTGAAGTCTGGTGATGCCGCCATTGTTGAAATGGTCCCAGGCAAACCCATGTGTGTGGAGAGCTTCTCTGACTACCCTCCTCTTG GACGCTTTGCTGTGCGTGATATGAGGCAGACAGTTGCTGTTGGAGTCATCAAGGCTGTGGAGAAGAAGGCACCTGGTGCAGGCAAAGTTACAAAGTCTGCTCAGAAGGCCCAGAAAACCAAATGA